In one window of Azotobacter salinestris DNA:
- the glpD gene encoding glycerol-3-phosphate dehydrogenase: MNNNSPAFSAIPDAPLYDLVVVGGGINGAGIAADAAGRGLHVLLCEQHDLAAHTSSASSKLIHGGLRYLEQGEFRLVREALAEREILLGKAPHIVRPLSFILPLRPQLRPAWMIRAGLFVYDRLSGRGQLPTSHAVRFTADSPLKAEIRRGFEYADCQVDDARLVLLNAMAARERGAIICPRTRCLSAQRQQGLWQVELQRTDGDRFSVRARALVNATGPWVSRFIEDALHQRPPHRIRLVQGSHLIAPRLYEGNEAYILQNEDRRLVFVIPYLQRYSLIGTTDREFAGDPAKVHISETEIDYLLRVVNAHFKRPLQRSDIRHSFSGVRPLLDDESHDPAAITRDYSLSLSAEQGQAALLSVFGGKLTTYRRLAEAALEQLAPFLPPMKPSWTAGTALPGGEELEDPDVLAGTLLQEFTWLPDGLAQRWAHTYGSRTYRLLEGASLPAHLGEHLGGGLYGREVDYLCREEWAEEADDILWRRTKLGLLLPPAAQRRLAEYLSERPVVMQSTATAGPGPSPGAGCADKAAPPPAAAP; encoded by the coding sequence ATGAACAATAACTCCCCAGCCTTCTCCGCAATACCCGATGCCCCGCTTTACGATTTGGTCGTGGTCGGTGGTGGCATCAACGGTGCCGGCATTGCCGCCGACGCCGCCGGCCGTGGCCTGCACGTACTGCTGTGCGAACAGCATGATCTGGCCGCGCACACCTCTTCAGCCAGCAGCAAACTGATCCACGGCGGCCTGCGCTACCTCGAGCAGGGCGAGTTCCGCCTGGTACGCGAGGCGCTGGCCGAGCGCGAAATACTGCTGGGCAAGGCCCCTCATATCGTTCGGCCGCTGAGCTTCATCCTTCCCCTGCGCCCGCAGCTGCGACCAGCCTGGATGATCCGCGCCGGTCTGTTCGTCTATGACCGCTTGAGCGGCCGCGGGCAGTTGCCTACCTCACATGCGGTGCGCTTCACGGCAGACAGTCCGCTCAAGGCGGAAATCCGACGCGGCTTCGAATATGCCGACTGCCAAGTGGACGATGCTCGCCTGGTGCTACTCAACGCCATGGCCGCACGGGAAAGGGGCGCGATCATCTGCCCCCGCACCCGCTGCCTGTCTGCACAGCGCCAGCAGGGCCTCTGGCAGGTCGAACTGCAGCGGACCGATGGCGATCGCTTCAGTGTTCGTGCCCGGGCATTGGTGAATGCCACCGGCCCGTGGGTGAGCCGCTTCATCGAGGACGCCCTGCACCAGCGCCCGCCCCATCGCATCCGCCTGGTCCAGGGCAGCCACCTGATTGCACCGCGCCTGTACGAAGGAAACGAGGCCTATATTTTGCAAAACGAGGACCGACGTCTCGTCTTCGTCATTCCCTATCTACAGCGCTACAGCCTGATCGGCACCACCGACCGGGAGTTCGCAGGCGACCCGGCCAAGGTGCATATCAGCGAGACGGAGATCGATTACCTGCTGCGGGTGGTCAACGCTCATTTCAAGCGGCCGCTGCAGCGCAGCGATATTCGCCACAGCTTCTCCGGCGTGCGCCCCCTGCTCGATGACGAGTCCCATGACCCAGCCGCCATCACGCGCGACTACAGCCTCAGTCTTTCCGCCGAACAAGGCCAGGCCGCGCTGCTCTCGGTATTCGGCGGCAAACTGACCACCTACCGCAGGCTCGCCGAGGCAGCACTGGAGCAGTTGGCACCGTTCCTGCCCCCGATGAAACCAAGCTGGACCGCCGGCACGGCGTTGCCCGGCGGCGAAGAGCTGGAGGATCCGGATGTGCTGGCTGGCACTCTGCTCCAAGAGTTCACCTGGTTGCCCGACGGACTCGCACAGCGCTGGGCCCATACCTACGGCAGCCGAACCTATCGCCTGCTCGAAGGCGCCAGCCTGCCCGCCCATCTCGGCGAACACCTGGGGGGCGGGCTGTACGGCCGGGAAGTGGACTACCTGTGCCGTGAAGAATGGGCCGAAGAGGCCGACGACATCCTCTGGCGGCGCACCAAGCTCGGCCTTCTGCTGCCGCCGGCTGCACAACGGCGGCTCGCCGAGTACCTGAGCGAGCGGCCGGTCGTCATGCAGAGCACGGCTACAGCCGGGCCAGGGCCCTCTCCCGGCGCTGGCTGCGCAGATAAGGCAGCACCGCCGCCAGCAGCGGCTCCTTGA